The Brachionichthys hirsutus isolate HB-005 chromosome 17, CSIRO-AGI_Bhir_v1, whole genome shotgun sequence genome segment TCATCCGTCCTCCTTTCACCGACTTGCTTGAAGACCTCGTCCGGCAAAACGCTCTTTTCTCTCGCTTTCAATGGACGTGAAAAATCCCCTCCTCACCCCGACCCGGACCGAACTCTCAGTGACTCGACGTCGCACTTTAAAGCCGACCGACGGCTTTCTCCCACCGAGCGGGAAGCCGGAgagcctgtgtgtgcgtgtgtgtgtgtgtgtctgcttcacTGGCTTTTTGGTTAttttgttgtcttgtttttgaaAGTCTATCTTGAAAAGTTTAGAGGCCGAGCTAGCGGTTAGCAGTGATGCTACCAGGCGTCAGAACAAACGGCGAGACGTGCCAACGGACGGCGGCGCCACGCCGGCCCTTTGTCCTCGCGGTAGCGGCGCGTGACTCGAGGTCATCTCACAACGTTTGCTTAAATTTAGTCAAAAATAAACGAGCACTTAGGAGAGCATCCGTAACGTAAGCGGAGTAATCTATTACATCTGCTCTCTGGGTTTCTGGACATTACTGGGATCTATAAAACCTCTGAACGTCCAGGAGTCGATCTGAGGGAGGAACGCAAACCAGCTGGAGTGCCGACTCCACCCCCTCcggtggggggaggggcttcatcAATGAAATACTAACAAATAAAAGTCAGACCGCATATATAAATAACGTAATGAAGTTTctgaataaatgatttaattAGATCAGATTAACAGGAAGCTAAGAATAAATTAGTAAAACAATCTGAATAAAAGTAAACACTTCCTTGTGCCGATGTcacctgtgatgtcattgtttgaATGTTTCCGTTGTCATGGCGAAACACTCAGGTTCCCCGGCTGAACAGCAGCGGAAGAAGCGCTTTAGTCCGTAAACACAAATCAGAACCGCGGAAGGAGCCAAAAGACGAGcggtaaccatggaaacggctGAGCTCTGGAGGTGGGAGCGCAGCCGAGACGGTCCAACCTGTGATGTTTGCATGACCCGACCTTCCTGCCTGTTTGCATGTCGATCCGGTTTAGTCTGACCGTGTGCTGAGCCGAGGACCCGGTCCGGTCCTGGACCGAACCGGCCCGGTTGCTGCATGCCGACTGATTATATACCTTCACTAGAACTTTAGCTGCTCAGGTGTTTCTGGGTTCTGTTCATTCGACTCGTCCGAGTCCGTCAGACTGTTTACATGGTGatgaagaaaacatttcaagcaCGTAGATGTTGCCAATAAAAGGTATCGATCCGCTCATCAGCTGTCGTCTCACATTTCACTCGAACAAGGAATAAACTCTGTTGCACCAGAAGCCTGTCGGCGCCTGATTCCACCTGGAGACAGTTTAAGGATTTCACATTTTAACTTCTGTCCGGTTATCTTTGGTGGAGGTAAAGGTTTAGCTCGGTTCGGTTTGAGTCCGAGCTCATTTCCTTCTACCTCCGCCAGGCGGCGCTGTCCTACCGGAAACACGTCAGTCAGGTCCTGCTGTTCTGTCTGACGTCACACCGTAAAGAAAATGCACAGACAGAAGTAGCTTCAACCCTAACCGGAATCACGGGACCGGGAACACGGGACCGGAATCACGGGACCGGAATCACGGGACCGGGAACACGGGACCGGAAACACGGGACCGGAATCACGGGACCGGGAACACGGGACCGGGAACACGGGACCGGAATCACGGGACCGGAATCACGGGACCGGAATCACGGGACCGGGAACACGGGACCGGAATCACGGGACCGGGAACACGGGACCGGGAACACGGGACCGGGAACACGGGACCGGAATCACGGGACCGGAATCACGGGACCGGGAACACGGGACCACGGGACCGGAATCACGGGACCGGGAACACGGGACCGGGAACACGGGACCGGAATCACGGGACCGGGAACACGGGACCGGGAACACGGGACCGGAATCACGGGACCGGGAACACGGGACCGGGAACACGGGACCGGAATCACGGGACCGGGAACACGGGACCGGGAACACGGGACCGGAATCACGGGACCGGGAACACGGGACCGGAATCACAGGACCGGGAACACGGGACCGGAATCACGGGACCGGAATCACGGGACCGGAATCACGGGACCGGGAACACGGGATCACGTACGGGCGCCGGTTCTAGTTTGTCTTTTGTTTACTTCTATTTGTTTGACCGTTTGTCTCCTacctgtcttcctgtcctgaatCCGGACCCACGTCTTCAGTCGGTGTCTTTCTCCACCGGACCGTCTCCAGCGCCGAACGAACCGGGTCCCCGAGCGGCCCGAGTGTGCAAACGCCTTAAGACGTCAGCAACTCTGTGAAGATTTCACTTCTGCACAGCGGAGctccatcattcattcatccattcatccattcatcgtCCAGATGAAAGGCTTAGAAAACGGGAAAAAAACCTGTTTAACTCCCTCAAGATAAACACGTTGTCCAAATACGTAATTTATTTGTGAAGGTTCTAGACCCATGTCTGCCCAGACTCATTACAAAACGAGAATTTAATTTAGTAAAAAGTTAAGAGTAATTTTTGGAAGTCAGTACATTATCTGTATCAGTATTTATATACGGTACACAATGTTTATTCTTTATAAACTTTATTGCTTTGTTATTCCACAGAACAACATTTTGTCACGTCGTCGACTTCCAAGCAGCTACAAAAGACGTGATGTACCGGCTGCTCATTGGCTCACACGCCTCTACGtcctgctgtgattggtcggctGGCCGATCTTGGATAAATCTCGTAACGACGCTGTCGCCGAGCCTCGCTTCAGCGGTTTGGTCTGGAAGAGAACCGTCAACCTTTATTCAGACGAACACCCGCCTCACCCGTCTCACCCGCCTCACCCGCCTCACCCGTCTCACCCGTCTCACCCGTCTCACCCGTCTCACCTGGGACTCGTGAGGcttccagccaatcaggtaGAGGATCTGGAAGGTGGCGGGGACGGACCCGTCCTCGTGGCCGTACATCTCTGAAGGGGTTTGGACAAACAGACGTCTGCGCTTTGTTCAAGGTAAAGCTGAGCGTTTTGAACTTCAGCTAGGCTAGTAGCGTCCTTCTGCTGCGTGCTAAGCTACAGGCTAACCGGTGCAACCAATGCATTTACAGTTCAGAGCAACGCTACGGCAACGAAGAGAGAAAAGGCGGCGTCCTCCGGGGGCGATGCTTCTCTTCCCCTTGTCCTTAGCAACCGTTTCCCAGACCTCTCTGGCTAACTGATGCTAGCTGGTTGTGGGTTCACTTTAcgaacctggactgtgtgacTCACCTTTGTAAATGGCTGCCGCTGCTAGTATGGTGTCTCTGTGCAGCAGAGGCCTCCGGTTCCAGGAACAGTTACTCTCCCCCATACCTGTGGACAGGAAGCCGGACAGGAAGTCGGACAGGAAGCCGGACAGGAAGCCGGACAGGAAGCCGGACAGGAAGTCGGACAGGAAGCCGGACAGGAAGTCGGACAGGAAGCCGGACAGGAAGCCGGACAGGAAGCCGGACAGGAAGCCGGACAGGAAGTCGGACAGGAAGCCGGACAGGAAGTCAGACACTGAAACGGCGTTTGGAATATTACTTCTCAATAGTCGCTGTAATCGTTACCTTGCAAGTCGGTCATGACTTCAACGATTCCTGGAAAGCAAACCTGCACATCATCAACGTCCTGAAAGGAGACACAGGCGAGTCCATAAGGAGGGGCCGGGCCGGACTCGGACCAATCGCAGAGCCCGACTCACCACCGTCAGCATGTTGAAGCCGGCCCCGCCCAGCAGGGCGCCCAGGTCGGTGCCGGCGGTGAAGGGGGAGACGTGGGGGGAGAATCCTCCCTCTCGCTCCGTCTCAGCCAGCTGGAGGGAACACCTGAGCTCGTACAGGGTGTCCCCGCCCACCATCGCCCCGATGAAGACCCCGTCCGGCTTCAGCACCTGCTGGATCTGagcggagggggaggagtcaagGAGGAGTCGAGGAGCAGCTCAGccacatcaggaggaggagcctcacCTGTCGGAGCGCCCCGGGGAGGTCGTTGACCCAGTGCAGACTGAAAGACAACAGAACACGCCTTCAGTCTGTGGGCGGAGCTACCGCTGGGCTGCTCTGATTGGATGTCGTATTGTCTTGTGAAACTTTGTGAAGCTTCTCTATGAATAAAGTTTATTAGGGCGGAGTCTCATTTCCTAAATAAATCCAACCCGCTCCTcgaacctggaggaggaggaggaggaagaggaggagggagaggaggaggaagaggaggaagaggaggagggagaaggaggaagaggaggagggaggaggccgGACAGAATCACCTCAAGCTGCTCAACACCAGGTCGAAGGTGTTTTCTCTGAACGGCAGGAACTCTTCATCAGCGAGGACACATTGAGACAGGACGCCGctcgccctcctcttcctctggaggCGAGACAAACAGgcgtcgtcctcgtcctcgtcaggtccctccctccctccctcactcacCAGACTCGCCTCCGAGACGTCTGTCAGGACCAGCCGCTGCACCACGTCCTGCAGCACCAACCGctcatcaataatcaataatcaatactcGGACCGATCGGACCGATCGGACCGATCCAGCGGTTCTACTGCACCTCATTCAAATGCTCCGCAATGTGACTCCGCCCACCTCCGACGTCCAGCGCCAGAGGAAACGTCCTGGGTGAGACAGGGGGAGGACAGAAGATgggacagccaatcacagaccgGATGGGGCGGAGTTCAGAAACTCACCTGGCGACGTCGTAGACCCGGTCCGCCACCCGACCTCCGACCTGGAGTTCAACAACACAAGTCAAATGGTTAGTCCCCGCCCACTGACtgcctggccccgcccccgagGGCCAAACCCAAACGGTCACCTGAACCAGCACCGATCCGCCCCAGGTGGGTCAGAGACCGGCAGGTAGTCTGTGTGGACCTGGGTCTCTGGAACCGGGTCACGATCTGTGAGACTCGTCCACCCTGTCCCGCAACAGGTGTCCTTCAGGGCTGCGTGCTCGGTCTTTAGTGACGTCACCACAATGACGTCACTAAAGACCCGGAACAGAACGTATCGCTTAACGCTTGTTGACTTTGTTCTGCCTCCGGGTCGGTCCACACGAACCCGCCGGTTCCGCGCCGCGCTGATAAAGATTTTAACGTTTCATCTTTGATTATTTAGTATTTCGTAATGTTTAATCTTTCCCTGCACGACGACTGGGCCCCTCCTCccaccggtaccggtaccggtacctcGTCCCGCAGGTACTGGAACTGGTGTCCGTCCTCCAGCGCCGCGGCCCagttcttctgcttcttcttcatctcccgGTTGAAAACGTTCATGGAGCCTCGGCTCGCCGCCGACAGCCCCCTGCGGGGTCCGGGACTCGGGCCGGCCGGGGGGAGCCCGCTGGCTGAGGAGGCCGCCCGAAGAGCCCGCTGGGCCCGCAGGAGGCTCCGCATGACTCCGCTGCTCATCCGGAGGACGCAAAACACGGAACCGGAACCGGTGCAGCCGGATCGGGAAACGGAACCCAATTAAAtaacgtgttgttgttgtttttataattaactttattaacaaaatctgacattaaattaaataacgtGCAGAAAcacgactgctgctgctgacgtcATGACGTAACGCTACTCAGAAGAATatggaaacaaaacactgaaatcCTTATTATAGAAGCAAAGGACTTCATGTCACGTGGTAAATGTTCTATACGAATCACAATAAAAgcgcatattattattattattattattattataaacagGAAAGCTATTCCAGCTGCgacaggcttttattttgaaggaaagtcagtaaattaaataaacgTACAACGAAAACTTTTTATTGCGCGTTTTAGTTGATTTGTCCTATCCCGCTTGCCTTACCCGGGAAAAGGCGGAAGTCACGGAAGcgttgcatgccgggaaacCACGTGTGTGTGCGGCAGGAAGTCGCAGCAAGGGTTTCTGCTTCTACAGGTCGGTGTGATTTATTTCGTCAACTTCCCGGAACCGCGTTTTCGGTGTTCGGTTGTTGTTTTGACCTCGAACCGGGACGCGGAACGACCACCGTTTCCGGTAAATCCTAAATTCATCAATTATTCTGTAggctgtgacgtcactgctcGCCTCATGACAACATCTGTGTTGAACTGTTAGCACGTTTTAAAGTTTAGTCGAGAAACGGaaggaaaaacaacacaagatgaATCTGATTGATCCCGTTAAAGGCGTGTCTGGAAACATGTTACCTGTAAACaatgaagctccgcccccagaGCTAGGGAGGTGAACAGCAGCAGTTCTGTGTagtattacctccgccgaggtgtTTGTTATagtgttaaatgtgttataaCACACTAGTAGGGTGCATTATTACTGTGTTATAACACACTAGTAGGGTGCATTATTACTGTGTTATAACACACTAGTAGGGTGCATTATTACTGTGTTATAACACACTAGTAGGGTGCATTATTACTGTGCTATAACACACTAGTAGGGTGCATTATTACTGTGCTATAACACACTAGTGGGGTGCATTATTACTGTGCTATAACACAATAGTGGGGTGCATTATTACTGTGCTATAACACACTAGTAGGGTGCATTATTACTGTGTTATAACACACTAGTAGGGTGCATT includes the following:
- the ndufaf5 gene encoding arginine-hydroxylase NDUFAF5, mitochondrial; its protein translation is MSSGVMRSLLRAQRALRAASSASGLPPAGPSPGPRRGLSAASRGSMNVFNREMKKKQKNWAAALEDGHQFQYLRDEVGGRVADRVYDVARTFPLALDVGGGRSHIAEHLNEDVVQRLVLTDVSEASLRKRRASGVLSQCVLADEEFLPFRENTFDLVLSSLSLHWVNDLPGALRQIQQVLKPDGVFIGAMVGGDTLYELRCSLQLAETEREGGFSPHVSPFTAGTDLGALLGGAGFNMLTVDVDDVQVCFPGIVEVMTDLQGMGESNCSWNRRPLLHRDTILAAAAIYKEMYGHEDGSVPATFQILYLIGWKPHESQTKPLKRGSATASLRDLSKIGQPTNHSRT